A window of Cryptomeria japonica chromosome 3, Sugi_1.0, whole genome shotgun sequence contains these coding sequences:
- the LOC131047901 gene encoding actin-related protein 2/3 complex subunit 3: MVYHSSFVNEEGIAEACGCPLLPLKSHIKGPAPTSDPGGTDIVDEAITFFRANVFFRKFEVKSPADKLLIYLTLYINMALKRLDGCRTLAEGTKAIINLGLEKVPVPGEPGFPFGGLFAVPQSQQESELFRNYLKQVREETSGRLLSCAYRPNGTPNKWWLAFAKRKFMNIVIPT; the protein is encoded by the exons ATG GTTTATCACTCATCGTTTGTAAATGAAGAAGGAATTGCTGAAGCTTGTGGATGCCCTTTGCTTCCTTTAAAAAGCCACATTAAGGGGCCTGCTCCAACTTCTGATCCAG GTGGAACCGATATAGTTGATGAGGCCATCACATTCTTCCGTGCCAATGTCTTCTTCAGGAAATTTGAAGTCAAAAGCCCAGCAGACAAGCTTTTGATTTATTTAACGCTGTATATCAACATGGCCTTGAAACGGCTAGATGGCTGCAGAACTTTGGCAGAGGGTACAAAAGCTATCATCAACTTGGGCCTGGAGAAAGTGCCAGTCCCTGGAGAGCCTGGCTTTCCTTTTGGAGGACTTTTTGCTGTACCCCAGTCACAACAAGAATCTG AGTTATTTCGTAATTATCTTAAACAAGTAAGAGAAGAAACCAGCGGAAGACTATTGAGTTGTGCATACCGGCCAAATGGTACTCCGAACAAATGGTGGCTTGCATTTGCTAAGAGAAAGTTCATGAATATTGTAATTCCAACATGA